The following are from one region of the Nicotiana tabacum cultivar K326 chromosome 3, ASM71507v2, whole genome shotgun sequence genome:
- the LOC107793185 gene encoding uncharacterized protein LOC107793185, with product MAMEVETQTQSQLGFPFWSPIRRRFRPDDPFFTAGNIQRELFAKQLALDLTEEEKQLVQNITDEESSNVFCPIVGCGARMRSLDDFEDHYATRHTASCSVCSRVYPTSRLLSIHVSEAHDSFFQAKVARGFPMYECLVEGCGVKLKSYKSRQQHLVDKHKFPATYEFFRKARPSKKQRQKIHHKQASPKTQETSNAMQVEDETMENLVSAVSKLTTSDSPSAINFGRSRARGLSFVPRAVNRQIGPVSSTGGTKK from the exons ATGGCGATGGAAGTAGAAACCCAAACTCAATCTCAATTAGGGTTTCCGTTCTGGAGCCCAATTCGTCGACGGTTTCGTCCTGATGATCCTTTCTTCACTGCCGGTAACATTCAAAGAGAGCTTTTCGCTAAGCAG CTTGCATTGGATTTGACCGAAGAAGAGAAGCAGCTGGTTCAAAATATCACCGATGAGGAAAGCAG CAATGTCTTCTGTCCAATCGTTGGTTGCGGTGCACGGATGAGATCCCTGGATGACTTTGAAGACCACTATGCTACGCGACATACTGCATCCTGCTCTGTCTGCTCTCGAGTTTACCCAACATCACGCCTGCTCAGCATACATGTATCAGAGGCACATGATTCTTTTTTTCAGGCAAAAGTTGCTCGTGGATTTCCGATG TATGAATGCCTGGTGGAAGGATGTGGTGTCAAGTTGAAGAGCTACAAAAGCAGGCAGCAACATCTAGTTGACAAGCATAAATTTCCAGCAACTTATGAGTTCTTCAGAAAAGCTCGTCCATCAAAGAAACAGAGGCAGAAAATCCACCATAAACAAGCATCACCCAAGACTCAGGaaacatcaaatgcaatgcaagTCGAAGATGAAACTATGGAAAACCTCGTTTCAGCAGTATCAAAATTAACTACTTCAGACTCTCCTTCAGCAATCAACTTTGGCCGTAGTAGGGCTCGAGGTTTGTCATTTGTGCCTCGTGCTGTAAATAGGCAGATAGGACCAGTCAGCTCAACAGGTGGAACGAAAAAGTAG
- the LOC107799807 gene encoding peroxidase 55-like: protein MERRRGLYVLIVAVIIIVSGAEGQLVENFYGFTCPNVEFIVQQAVSTKFSQTFVTIPATLRLFFHDCFVEGCDASVLIASPNGDAEKDSSDNISLAGDGFDTVIKAKEAVEAQCPGVVSCADILAIATRDVVVLAGGPAYNVELGRRDGLISKASRVAGKLPEPQFNLNQLTTMFANHNLSQFDMIALSGAHTLGFSHCDRFANRLYSFTSSNPVDPSLDPEYAKQLMQMCPQKVDPSIAINMDPVTPRTFDNEYYKNLVGGKGLFTSDQVLFTDEASQRTVNDFANNAFDFNGAFVTAMRKLGRVDVKTGNQGEIRLDCTRFNS from the exons ATGGAGAGAAGGAGGGGCTTGTATGTGTTGATTGTGGCAGTCATAATTATTGTGAGTGGAGCTGAAGGGCAACTAGTAGAGAACTTCTATGGTTTTACTTGTCCAAATGTGGAATTCATAGTTCAACAGGCTGTGTCTACAAAGTTCAGCCAGACTTTTGTCACTATTCCAGCAACTCTGCGTCTCTTTTTCCATGATTGTTTTGTTGAG GGATGTGACGCCTCTGTTCTCATAGCTTCACCAAACGGAGACGCGGAAAAAGATTCTTCAGATAATATTTCCCTTGCAGGAGATGGCTTTGACACTGTAATAAAGGCAAAAGAAGCAGTAGAGGCTCAGTGCCCTGGAGTAGTATCATGCGCAGATATTTTAGCTATCGCCACCAGAGATGTTGTAGTGCTG GCAGGAGGCCCTGCATACAATGTAGAATTGGGACGTCGCGATGGGCTCATCTCCAAGGCATCTCGGGTTGCTGGAAAATTGCCAGAACCTCAATTCAATCTCAATCAACTAACAACTATGTTTGCCAACCACAATCTCAGCCAGTTTGACATGATAGCTCTTTCTGGTGCTCATACACTTGGCTTCTCTCACTGTGACCGTTTTGCAAACCGTCTCTACTCATTTACCTCATCCAACCCCGTTGACCCTTCTTTGGATCCTGAATATGCTAAACAACTAATGCAAATGTGCCCTCAAAAAGTAGATCCTTCCATTGCTATAAACATGGATCCTGTGACTCCGCGAACATTTGACAATGAGTATTACAAGAATCTGGTTGGAGGAAAGGGTTTGTTCACCTCAGATCAGGTGCTCTTCACTGATGAAGCGTCTCAACGCACTGTTAATGATTTTGCTAATAATGCTTTCGACTTTAATGGAGCTTTTGTCACTGCAATGAGAAAACTAGGAAGAGTTGATGTCAAAACTGGTAATCAAGGTGAAATAAGACTGGATTGCACCAGGTTCAACTCATGA
- the LOC107803251 gene encoding protein NUCLEAR FUSION DEFECTIVE 4 has translation MFQMVRLKEKLCLFFNNRWLVFVAAMWIQSFAGIGYLFGSISPIIKSSLNYNQRQLSRLGVAKDLGDSVGFLAGTLSEILPLWATLLVGAIQNFIGYGWVWLIVTGRSPILPLWVMCILIFIGTNGETYFNTAALVSCVQNFPKSRGPVVGILKGFAGLGGAIMTQIYALIHSPDHASLIFMVAVGPAMVVIALMFLIRPVGGHRQVRPSDGFSFSLIYSICIILASYLMGVMLVQDLVDVSHTITTIFTAILFVLLVIPVVIPISLSFSQTTRGPSEEALLSESQKQDPGVSKHNDDQEIIFSEVEDEKPKDVDLLPALERQKRIAQLQTKLAQAAAEGAVRIKRRRGPHRGEDFTLMQALIKADLWIIFFSLLLGSGSGLTVIDNLGQMSQSLGYDNTHVFVSMISIWNFLGRIGGGYFSEIIVRDYAYPRHAAMAVAQVIMAFGHFFFAMGWPGAMYIGTLLVGLGYGAHWAIVPAAASELFGLKNFGALYNFLTVANPAGSLVFSGIIASSIYDSEAAKQAQERHPSQWNGASILSSFLAVEEPLKCEGAICFFLTSLILCGLCIIAACLSMILVYRTKAVYNQLYGKSRT, from the exons atgtttcaaatggttcGTTTGAAAGAGAAACTCTGTTTATTCTTCAACAATAGATGGCTCGTATTCGTTGCAGCAATGTGGATTCAGAGTTTTGCTGGTATTGGATATTTATTCGGCAGCATTTCTCCGATCATTAAAAGCTCTCTTAATTATAATCAAAGGCAACTTTCACGTTTGGGTGTGGCTAAGGATTTGGGAGATAGTGTTGGATTTTTGGCTGGAACTTTATCTGAAATCTTGCCGTTATGGGCAACTCTTCTTGTGGGTGCTATTCAGAATTTTATTGGGTATGGCTGGGTTTGGCTCATCGTCACCGGTCGATCTCCTATTCTTCCCTTATGGGTT ATGTGCATTCTTATATTTATAGGTACAAATGGCGAAACCTACTTTAATACAGCCGCACTTGTctcatgtgtgcaaaatttcccTAAAAGTCGCGGTCCTGTTGTGGGAATACTTAAGGGGTTCGCTGGCTTGGGTGGTGCAATTATGACTCAGATATATGCGCTAATCCATTCCCCAGATCATGCTTCCCTTATATTTATGGTTGCCGTTGGACCTGCAATGGTGGTTATTGCTCTCATGTTTTTAATCAGGCCTGTTGGTGGCCACAGACAAGTCAGACCTTCTGATGGATTCAGCTTTTCATTAATTTACAGCATTTGCATTATTTTGGCTTCTTACCTGATGGGTGTCATGCTTGTTCAAGACCTTGTTGACGTGAGTCACACCATCACTACAATCTTCACAGCTATTTTATTCGTTCTATTGGTAATCCCGGTGGTGATTCCCATCTCCTTGAGCTTCTCTCAAACAACAAGAGGACCATCAGAAGAGGCTCTTCTATCCGAGTCACAAAAACAAGATCCTGGTGTATCTAAACATAATGATGATCAGGAAATTATATTTAGTGAGGTTGAAGATGAGAAGCCTAAGGACGTAGACTTGCTTCCAGCATTAGAAAGGCAAAAAAGAATTGCCCAACTGCAAACAAAACTAGCTCAAGCAGCCGCAGAAGGAGCAGTGAGGATCAAAAGAAGGCGGGGCCCCCATAGAGGGGAGGACTTTACCTTAATGCAGGCTTTGATAAAGGCAGACCTTTGGATTATATTTTTCTCACTACTTTTAGGATCTGGATCTGGTTTGACTGTGATTGATAACTTGGGTCAGATGAGCCAATCTTTAGGATATGATAACACACATGTATTTGTTTCCATGATCAGCATATGGAACTTCCTCGGTCGTATTGGGGGTGGATACTTTTCTGAAATAATTGTGAG GGATTACGCCTACCCAAGACATGCAGCCATGGCTGTTGCCCAAGTTATAATGGCATTCGGGCATTTCTTCTTTGCTATGGGCTGGCCAGGGGCTATGTACATTGGTACTCTTCTGGTCGGGCTCGGGTATGGAGCTCATTGGGCTATTGTGCCAGCTGCTGCTTCTGAATTGTTTGGCTTAAAGAATTTTGGAGCTTTGTACAATTTCCTCACTGTTGCGAACCCAGCTGGTTCATTAGTATTCTCAGGTATTATTGCTAGTAGCATATATGACAGTGAAGCTGCAAAGCAAGCTCAAGAGCGTCATCCCAGCCAATGGAATGGGGCATCTATTTTGTCAAGTTTTCTAGCTGTGGAGGAACCTCTAAAGTGTGAAGGTGCCATATGCTTCTTCTTGACTTCCTTAATACTATGTGGACTCTGCATTATTGCTGCTTGTCTAAGCATGATTCTAGTTTATCGAACAAAGGCTGTATACAATCAGCTTTATGGAAAATCTCGTACATAA